A part of Marinomonas rhizomae genomic DNA contains:
- a CDS encoding YkgJ family cysteine cluster protein: MQCRSGCGACCTAPSITSPIPGMPNGKAAGEPCIQLLEDYRCAIFGDPARPIVCADFTAEEYICGNNREEAINILSHLEVATSPINTRSLKRKYQ; encoded by the coding sequence ATGCAATGTCGGTCAGGTTGTGGTGCATGTTGCACAGCACCTTCCATTACCTCCCCCATCCCAGGCATGCCTAATGGAAAGGCGGCCGGGGAGCCTTGCATACAACTACTAGAAGACTACCGTTGCGCTATATTTGGCGACCCTGCGAGACCAATTGTATGCGCAGATTTTACGGCTGAAGAATATATTTGCGGCAATAATAGAGAAGAAGCCATCAATATATTATCCCATCTTGAAGTTGCTACAAGCCCAATAAATACCCGTTCATTAAAAAGGAAATATCAATGA
- a CDS encoding GGDEF domain-containing response regulator produces the protein MVLEKRILVVEDSPVVLRILHHLLSQNSIFTPVLCASYEEAQDELAKSDEAFFAAIVDLDLPEAESGEIVDLVLSKKIPCVVLTANFDDKLRLSLLNKGVLDYITKDSRYSFDNVIKVIERLNKNQGLKVLVAEDSSTSRLFIRILLEQYCFNVIEAVNGQEALAKLEEDSEIRMLIADHNMPLVSGYDLVRMLRCNSRFQDLVIIGLSAEGDNALSAKFIKAGANDFLKKPFYHEEFHCRVVHSLEAQEMLETIRDLASIDPLTKLKNRRYLFDQGELLFRDGSVEIVAAVLNLDAFKSINETYGHLAGDSLLGAVGQEIQAAFSDMLVCRFGGDEFCIISTAGSQNLIDRLNAFLVLFRQKEFTEAKISVTFSVGITCQRTDQFEVSIQRAGQLAQKAKLAGKNRILSDMEGS, from the coding sequence ATGGTACTAGAGAAAAGAATATTGGTGGTTGAGGATAGTCCTGTTGTATTGAGGATCCTTCATCATTTGCTTTCCCAAAATTCTATTTTCACACCAGTGTTGTGCGCTTCTTATGAAGAAGCGCAAGATGAACTGGCCAAGTCAGACGAGGCTTTTTTTGCTGCTATTGTGGACCTAGATTTACCTGAAGCAGAAAGTGGTGAAATTGTAGATCTAGTATTGTCGAAAAAAATTCCATGTGTGGTTTTGACTGCTAATTTTGATGATAAGTTGCGACTTAGTCTTTTAAACAAAGGTGTTTTAGATTACATCACAAAAGACAGTCGATATTCATTTGATAATGTCATCAAAGTGATTGAGCGACTAAATAAGAATCAAGGGCTCAAGGTTTTGGTGGCGGAGGATTCGTCAACAAGTCGTTTATTCATTAGGATTTTACTTGAGCAGTATTGCTTCAACGTTATAGAAGCAGTAAATGGTCAAGAGGCTTTGGCTAAGCTTGAAGAAGACTCTGAGATTAGGATGCTTATTGCTGATCATAATATGCCTTTGGTAAGCGGTTATGATTTGGTGAGAATGTTGAGGTGTAACTCTCGCTTTCAAGATCTGGTGATTATAGGGTTATCTGCTGAAGGGGATAATGCCTTATCTGCCAAGTTTATCAAGGCAGGCGCTAACGATTTTCTTAAAAAGCCTTTCTATCATGAAGAGTTTCACTGCCGTGTGGTGCATAGCCTTGAGGCGCAAGAAATGCTAGAGACCATTCGTGATTTGGCGAGCATTGATCCGCTTACTAAGCTTAAGAATAGGCGCTATTTGTTTGACCAAGGGGAGTTACTATTTCGAGACGGCTCTGTTGAAATTGTAGCGGCAGTATTGAATCTCGACGCCTTTAAAAGTATTAATGAGACATATGGTCATCTTGCTGGTGATAGTTTGTTGGGGGCGGTAGGGCAAGAAATTCAGGCTGCTTTTTCAGATATGTTGGTGTGTCGGTTTGGTGGTGATGAGTTTTGCATTATATCCACTGCAGGTAGTCAGAATTTAATTGATAGATTAAACGCATTTTTGGTTCTTTTTCGTCAGAAAGAGTTTACCGAGGCAAAAATATCCGTAACATTTAGTGTGGGAATAACTTGTCAGCGAACGGATCAATTTGAAGTGTCAATTCAAAGGGCTGGTCAGCTAGCCCAAAAAGCAAAGCTTGCAGGTAAAAACAGAATTCTTTCTGATATGGAAGGAAGCTAA
- a CDS encoding SDR family oxidoreductase, with protein MSKTLVIGASGQIGQLITKTLVESKEVARALVRDKSKLDEFKDSELEIVEADLEEDFSHAFDGIDNVIFVAGSGGSTGADKTLLIDLWAAKKAVDYAQKNNVKQFIMLSSIGADDPDAMESDIKPYLVAKHMADQYLMASGVPYTIVRPGPLTNDAGEGKITTRRPTTIKEMKIPRADVAKSILYILSREDLNGKIFELFNGSYDIDTILSIEFDLS; from the coding sequence ATGAGTAAAACTCTCGTTATAGGTGCAAGTGGTCAAATTGGTCAGTTGATAACGAAGACACTTGTTGAGTCAAAAGAAGTTGCTCGTGCTCTGGTGCGAGATAAAAGTAAGCTGGATGAATTTAAAGACAGTGAGCTGGAGATAGTCGAGGCTGATCTTGAAGAAGATTTTAGTCATGCATTTGATGGTATTGATAATGTGATTTTTGTGGCTGGTTCTGGTGGCTCAACAGGTGCGGATAAAACCTTGCTGATTGATTTGTGGGCTGCTAAAAAAGCCGTCGACTATGCACAAAAAAACAATGTTAAACAGTTTATTATGTTGAGCAGTATTGGTGCTGACGATCCAGATGCCATGGAGTCTGATATTAAGCCGTACCTAGTGGCTAAGCACATGGCGGATCAATATCTGATGGCGTCTGGTGTGCCATACACCATTGTTCGTCCCGGCCCATTAACGAATGATGCAGGTGAAGGGAAGATTACTACTCGACGACCAACCACCATAAAAGAAATGAAGATTCCACGAGCCGATGTTGCTAAATCAATTTTATATATTCTGAGTAGAGAAGATTTAAACGGTAAAATATTTGAGCTGTTTAATGGGTCATATGACATAGACACCATATTGTCTATAGAGTTTGATCTTAGTTGA
- the csrA gene encoding carbon storage regulator CsrA, protein MLVITRHPGETINIGDDMEVTVLGIQGTQVRIGIKAPQKVSVHREEIYKRIQAEKLQQSKSEQLSETEPA, encoded by the coding sequence ATGCTAGTCATAACTCGACACCCAGGTGAAACGATTAATATCGGTGATGATATGGAAGTCACGGTATTAGGAATACAAGGCACGCAGGTGCGCATTGGCATCAAAGCGCCACAGAAAGTAAGCGTTCACAGGGAAGAAATATACAAACGCATTCAAGCCGAAAAATTACAGCAATCGAAAAGCGAGCAGCTCAGTGAAACTGAACCAGCTTAG
- a CDS encoding LexA family protein, with product MSISERVKQKRTDLRLTQSELAKRVGISQQSLQKIEDGRTQNPRKLLNLAKALDCDAEWLLLGTTNEVRENTSHYINDDQASQPFKNNLRPIITAQQAAQWPNIGELESLELKHLEVPDTVSATAFWLKVIGDNMMSSSGISVPEGYFILVEPALTANSGDLIVAKLADSKDVTFKKFVVDAGRTYLTPLNSNYRPIEVANDLEVVGVVTQARIMF from the coding sequence ATGAGCATCTCAGAACGCGTTAAACAAAAACGAACCGACCTTAGACTAACTCAATCAGAGCTAGCCAAGCGCGTTGGCATTTCACAGCAGTCTTTGCAAAAAATCGAAGATGGCAGAACACAAAACCCGCGAAAGCTACTCAATTTAGCCAAAGCGCTTGATTGCGACGCAGAGTGGCTGTTACTGGGCACAACAAATGAAGTAAGAGAAAACACCTCTCACTACATCAATGATGATCAAGCCTCACAGCCCTTTAAAAATAACCTAAGACCCATCATCACAGCCCAACAAGCTGCACAATGGCCAAACATAGGCGAGTTAGAATCTTTAGAGCTAAAACACCTAGAAGTACCAGATACGGTATCTGCAACGGCATTTTGGCTAAAAGTGATTGGCGATAACATGATGTCATCGTCTGGCATTAGTGTCCCAGAAGGGTATTTTATTCTTGTTGAACCTGCCTTAACGGCAAATAGTGGTGATTTGATCGTTGCGAAATTAGCAGACAGCAAAGACGTAACCTTTAAAAAATTTGTTGTAGACGCAGGTCGCACTTACCTAACACCACTAAATTCAAACTACAGGCCTATTGAAGTGGCTAATGATCTAGAGGTCGTAGGGGTTGTGACCCAAGCCCGAATAATGTTCTAA
- a CDS encoding helix-turn-helix domain-containing protein, whose translation MSAIAKAVEIVGSQTALAHILGVKQAHVWNWLHIHKRSPAKYIRRISLATNGQVSESELLKDHEPDVCRGS comes from the coding sequence ATGTCAGCCATTGCAAAAGCAGTCGAAATTGTAGGAAGCCAAACTGCACTCGCGCACATCTTAGGAGTTAAGCAAGCTCACGTTTGGAACTGGTTACACATTCATAAACGTTCGCCAGCAAAATACATACGGCGAATTTCTTTGGCGACAAATGGACAAGTTAGTGAAAGTGAATTGCTTAAGGACCATGAACCTGACGTTTGTCGTGGTAGTTAA
- a CDS encoding S24 family peptidase produces MRVSYLGTSESAAFIAANSVRIPLYSESMAISDLNGQSEEKPVDLNTLCIPNPGATFFVRAQGESMVKEGIHAGDVLVVNRSLAARHGDIVIAFERGKMAVMTLQLKPDVLLRPKNKAYAATVTPVVESEAPSLEVFGVVTSVVRQLERG; encoded by the coding sequence ATGCGCGTTTCTTATCTTGGTACCTCCGAGTCTGCTGCTTTCATTGCGGCGAATAGTGTTCGAATTCCCCTTTATTCTGAATCTATGGCAATTTCTGATCTTAATGGACAGTCAGAAGAGAAGCCTGTGGATTTAAATACCTTGTGTATTCCTAACCCAGGGGCGACTTTTTTTGTGCGTGCTCAAGGTGAGTCTATGGTCAAGGAAGGCATTCATGCCGGTGATGTGCTGGTGGTGAACCGATCCTTGGCTGCGCGACATGGTGATATTGTGATTGCGTTTGAGCGTGGGAAAATGGCCGTAATGACGTTGCAATTGAAGCCCGATGTCTTGCTTCGCCCTAAGAATAAAGCGTATGCGGCGACCGTCACGCCCGTTGTAGAAAGTGAAGCGCCAAGCTTGGAAGTGTTTGGTGTTGTCACCAGTGTTGTGCGTCAACTAGAGCGCGGTTGA
- a CDS encoding YaeQ family protein: MATKATIYKASVQVSDMDRNHYQSYELTLALHPSETEERMMVRLAAFALLADEKEGGEQLSFSKGISTEDEPDLWQKNYSDEILLWIELGQPDEKRLRKACGRAQNVVVVNYNDKSDIWWEQNKGKNSRFDNMRVLRFPEAQVEALAKICTRSMQLNVTIQDSEMWISGELGECQMTPMWRGEQ, translated from the coding sequence ATGGCAACGAAAGCAACAATTTATAAAGCATCGGTTCAAGTGTCCGATATGGATCGAAACCACTACCAAAGTTATGAATTGACCTTGGCATTACACCCTTCTGAAACCGAAGAGCGCATGATGGTGCGTTTGGCGGCGTTTGCCTTGTTGGCTGATGAGAAAGAAGGTGGAGAGCAATTGAGTTTCAGTAAAGGTATTAGCACTGAAGACGAGCCAGATCTTTGGCAGAAAAATTACTCAGACGAAATTTTGCTTTGGATCGAGTTAGGTCAGCCAGACGAGAAGCGTTTGCGCAAAGCCTGTGGTCGCGCTCAAAACGTCGTTGTAGTGAATTACAACGATAAGTCTGATATTTGGTGGGAACAAAACAAAGGCAAGAACAGCCGTTTTGATAACATGCGAGTATTGCGTTTCCCAGAAGCTCAAGTTGAAGCATTAGCGAAGATCTGTACTCGCTCTATGCAATTGAATGTCACCATTCAAGACAGCGAAATGTGGATTTCTGGTGAGCTAGGCGAATGCCAGATGACACCTATGTGGCGAGGCGAGCAATAA
- a CDS encoding dienelactone hydrolase family protein, with protein sequence MIIQRHDQDINTPTGTMRCTVYRPQAEGRFPCIFFYSEIFQQTAPIARSAAIMAGHGFVVIVPEVFHELNPIGTVLGYDDEGKDKGNADKFTKTLEAHDSDTVAMLEYFEQQDYCTGQFGTMGVCLGGHLAYRAALNPRIQAAFCLYATDIHSNTIPCDEGNDSFTRTKEIQGEITMVWGKQDPHVSTEGRQKIYQQLIDTDRLFTWHEFNGQHAFMRDEGDRYDPALALECYNKAVALFQRTLHKA encoded by the coding sequence ATGATCATTCAACGTCACGATCAAGATATTAACACGCCAACAGGCACCATGCGCTGTACGGTTTATCGCCCTCAAGCAGAAGGTCGCTTTCCTTGTATCTTTTTCTACTCTGAGATTTTCCAACAAACCGCACCAATTGCCCGCTCTGCTGCCATTATGGCTGGCCATGGTTTTGTGGTGATTGTGCCAGAAGTGTTTCATGAACTTAACCCAATCGGCACAGTGTTGGGCTATGACGATGAAGGCAAGGACAAAGGCAACGCGGACAAATTCACCAAAACCCTAGAAGCCCATGACAGCGACACCGTGGCTATGCTGGAATATTTCGAACAGCAAGATTATTGCACGGGGCAATTTGGCACCATGGGCGTTTGTTTGGGTGGGCATTTGGCGTATCGTGCGGCGTTAAACCCTCGCATCCAAGCGGCTTTTTGCTTGTACGCAACAGACATTCATTCGAATACCATTCCTTGCGATGAAGGCAATGACTCTTTCACTCGCACAAAAGAAATCCAAGGCGAAATCACTATGGTGTGGGGAAAACAAGACCCGCATGTTTCTACGGAAGGACGCCAGAAGATTTACCAGCAATTGATCGATACTGACCGCTTATTCACTTGGCATGAATTCAACGGCCAGCATGCTTTCATGCGCGACGAAGGCGATCGTTACGATCCGGCCCTAGCCTTAGAGTGTTACAACAAAGCCGTTGCGCTGTTCCAACGTACTTTGCACAAGGCTTAA
- a CDS encoding tRNA-queuosine alpha-mannosyltransferase domain-containing protein — protein MRILLISAYEASSHKAWANTLMSGLGQHEWSYLSLPARHFAWRIRGNAMSFAFDPQFKPQIEQEYDLVIATSMTDCVGLKAFCTNLQNIPWVLYFHENQFAYPASDKQQGLVEMQMVTLYSALAADLCVFNSAFNKDSFFGGARALLKKLPDYVSPDWLNDIEAKAQVLAVPLDMPTSKDELAKNVLMPDEQGVNSKASERIKLVWSARWEFDKGPDRLLAMLEELERRKLDYEIAILGEQFRSIPKEFDQIQAKFTHRITQFGFAPSRADYLAFLASSDIVLSTALHEFQGLAVLEAVALGCVPVLPDRQVYPELFGNHLNEKLYLYQSDLKDIQSEAERAVDLILRVVRDDVKAPDVSHYQAENLLKKYDELIDQHGCQIDYV, from the coding sequence GTGCGAATTTTATTGATCAGTGCTTACGAAGCCAGCAGCCATAAGGCCTGGGCAAATACCTTGATGAGTGGCTTAGGTCAGCATGAATGGAGTTACTTGTCTTTGCCTGCTCGACATTTTGCGTGGCGGATTCGCGGTAACGCCATGAGTTTTGCGTTTGATCCGCAATTTAAACCTCAGATAGAGCAAGAGTACGATTTGGTCATTGCGACGTCGATGACAGACTGTGTCGGTTTAAAAGCCTTTTGCACAAACTTACAGAACATTCCTTGGGTGCTGTATTTTCATGAAAATCAATTTGCTTACCCGGCCAGTGATAAACAGCAAGGTTTGGTGGAAATGCAGATGGTCACCTTGTACAGCGCCTTGGCTGCTGACCTGTGCGTGTTTAATAGCGCATTCAATAAAGACTCTTTCTTTGGTGGGGCGCGGGCTTTACTAAAGAAACTGCCTGATTATGTCTCGCCAGATTGGTTAAATGATATAGAAGCCAAAGCTCAAGTGCTTGCTGTGCCTTTGGATATGCCTACTTCTAAAGATGAGTTAGCAAAAAATGTTTTAATGCCTGACGAGCAGGGCGTGAATAGCAAAGCATCAGAGCGAATTAAATTGGTTTGGTCGGCGCGTTGGGAATTTGACAAAGGGCCTGATCGATTGCTGGCTATGTTAGAAGAATTAGAGCGCCGCAAGCTAGACTATGAAATTGCCATTCTTGGCGAACAGTTTCGTTCTATTCCAAAAGAATTTGATCAGATTCAAGCCAAGTTTACTCATCGAATCACACAGTTTGGCTTCGCGCCAAGTCGGGCGGATTATCTCGCTTTCCTTGCTTCGTCAGACATAGTTCTGTCGACGGCGTTACATGAATTCCAAGGTCTTGCTGTGCTGGAAGCGGTCGCGCTTGGTTGTGTGCCTGTGCTGCCAGACCGACAGGTTTATCCAGAGCTGTTTGGCAATCACCTGAACGAAAAGCTGTATCTTTATCAAAGCGATTTGAAGGATATTCAGAGCGAAGCCGAGCGAGCAGTGGACTTGATTCTGCGTGTTGTTAGGGATGATGTGAAAGCGCCAGATGTTAGCCATTACCAAGCCGAAAACTTACTAAAAAAATATGATGAGCTTATTGATCAGCACGGATGTCAAATTGATTATGTATAG
- a CDS encoding YjiH family protein, giving the protein MNATDPKSGAVSPLSLLKLIAYSCIGLFVFFIPINIGGKETIPLDHIVSWLRNDYGQMAEVYAILVVLAGGAYPFISGNWKASKTQTVLSIFKVLGVVTAIMAFFSVGPAFLFEKDMLPFLFSKLVVPVGLIVPIGAVFLAFLIGYGLLEFAGVLLQPIMKPLFKTPGKSAIDAVASFVGSYSIGLLITNRVYKSGQYSAKEAAIIATGFSTVSATFMVIVAKTLGLMDVWNVFFWATLLITFVVTAITVRIFPLSKMDDTAESREVEKFEHSRFKQAALEGLDVAKNAAPIGRNILQNIKEGMLMAMSILPSIMSVGLCGLLLAKYTPVFEWIGYLFYPFAWIAQLPDPMMVATASATGLAEMFLPALIAAKSVFVVKFVVGVVSISSILFFSASIPCILSTEIPLNIKQMLIVWYQRVALTILIASPVAFWAEQFVQ; this is encoded by the coding sequence ATGAATGCTACAGATCCAAAGTCAGGAGCGGTGTCTCCACTGTCTCTTCTTAAACTCATTGCCTATAGCTGCATTGGCCTTTTTGTCTTTTTCATTCCGATCAATATCGGTGGGAAAGAAACCATCCCGCTTGATCATATTGTGTCTTGGCTCCGTAATGATTACGGTCAAATGGCCGAGGTTTACGCTATTTTGGTTGTGTTGGCCGGTGGTGCTTATCCTTTTATCTCGGGTAACTGGAAAGCCAGTAAAACGCAAACGGTGTTGTCTATTTTTAAAGTCTTGGGCGTCGTCACTGCGATAATGGCGTTTTTCTCCGTCGGGCCTGCTTTCTTGTTCGAAAAAGACATGCTGCCGTTCTTATTTAGCAAGTTGGTGGTGCCGGTTGGTTTGATTGTACCTATTGGTGCAGTGTTTCTAGCGTTTCTGATTGGTTACGGTTTGCTTGAATTTGCCGGTGTGCTTTTACAGCCGATTATGAAGCCTCTGTTTAAGACGCCAGGTAAGTCAGCGATTGATGCGGTTGCGTCCTTTGTTGGTAGTTATTCTATTGGTCTGTTGATTACCAACCGCGTTTATAAATCTGGTCAATATTCCGCGAAAGAAGCGGCGATTATTGCGACTGGTTTTTCTACCGTCTCGGCAACCTTTATGGTGATTGTGGCGAAAACACTGGGCTTGATGGATGTTTGGAACGTCTTTTTCTGGGCCACTTTATTGATCACTTTTGTGGTGACAGCAATCACAGTACGCATTTTTCCGCTTAGCAAAATGGACGACACGGCAGAAAGTCGTGAAGTCGAAAAGTTCGAGCATTCGCGCTTCAAACAAGCGGCATTGGAAGGGTTGGATGTGGCGAAAAACGCCGCGCCTATCGGTCGTAATATCCTACAAAACATCAAAGAAGGCATGTTAATGGCAATGAGCATTTTGCCTTCTATTATGTCGGTTGGTTTGTGTGGCTTGTTATTGGCGAAATACACGCCAGTGTTTGAGTGGATTGGTTACCTGTTTTACCCATTCGCATGGATCGCCCAGTTGCCAGATCCAATGATGGTGGCGACAGCGTCGGCTACTGGTTTGGCTGAAATGTTCTTACCGGCGCTAATCGCAGCGAAAAGCGTGTTTGTTGTGAAGTTTGTCGTTGGTGTAGTGTCTATCTCATCCATACTTTTCTTCTCTGCATCGATTCCTTGTATCTTGTCGACCGAGATCCCATTGAATATTAAACAAATGTTGATTGTTTGGTATCAGCGTGTTGCTTTAACGATTCTCATTGCTTCACCTGTAGCATTTTGGGCTGAGCAGTTTGTTCAGTAG
- a CDS encoding carboxymuconolactone decarboxylase family protein: MLKRINYYAAAPQVFELLFKQEEILGKQFADIPSLGKTILELVKLRVSQINQCAFCLDMHSTQAFEMGETYERMIALNAWQDSPLFSEQERQALAWVEHLIAGHSVGDGHYEEMQANFGESGLTHLTAAINAISSWNRMVKVYKPEVGSFR; this comes from the coding sequence ATGTTAAAACGTATCAACTATTATGCTGCTGCTCCACAAGTGTTCGAGCTGTTGTTCAAGCAAGAAGAAATTTTAGGCAAACAATTTGCGGATATACCAAGCTTAGGTAAAACTATATTGGAATTAGTGAAGCTTCGTGTCTCACAAATAAACCAATGTGCGTTTTGTTTGGATATGCATAGCACGCAAGCATTTGAAATGGGTGAGACGTACGAGCGAATGATAGCCTTGAATGCATGGCAAGATTCACCGCTATTTTCTGAGCAAGAACGTCAGGCTTTGGCTTGGGTGGAGCATCTTATCGCAGGTCATTCTGTTGGGGACGGTCATTATGAAGAAATGCAGGCAAATTTTGGTGAATCTGGATTAACTCATTTAACCGCTGCAATAAACGCTATTTCTAGTTGGAACAGAATGGTAAAAGTATATAAACCTGAAGTTGGTAGCTTTCGCTGA
- a CDS encoding helix-turn-helix domain-containing protein, which translates to MLSPLLFDIHFPQGRLSLWLQAIWSAQIPMDQQGVTRRLVADAGSGILFNLGEPIRVDQEVWNETVIFQSTNRQAHIIHLPTGANLVGVRFQPGMGGLLQTELAALEGNIGSWQSSEFIQSLLVQLKSILSVEERINLLDKAFDHVTSGSTYDHDPVVKAIELLQQSSRVDLLDSLPLSQRQIERQFQTRLSMSPKYFQRLRRVRAVLLALKMEENHVKLAELAVEYGFSDQAHMTRECQLIAGITPKRFMKSRFLR; encoded by the coding sequence ATGTTGTCGCCCTTGTTGTTTGATATTCACTTTCCACAAGGGCGACTTTCTTTGTGGTTGCAGGCTATTTGGTCGGCACAAATCCCAATGGATCAACAGGGTGTTACGCGTCGCTTGGTTGCTGATGCAGGTAGTGGAATATTGTTCAATCTTGGAGAGCCGATACGGGTTGATCAAGAAGTTTGGAATGAAACAGTGATATTTCAATCAACCAATCGGCAGGCGCATATTATTCATTTACCCACTGGTGCTAATTTAGTTGGTGTGCGTTTTCAGCCCGGAATGGGTGGCTTGTTGCAGACGGAGTTAGCTGCGCTGGAAGGCAATATTGGCTCATGGCAATCGTCTGAATTTATCCAATCTTTATTGGTTCAGTTAAAAAGTATTTTAAGTGTAGAAGAACGTATTAATTTATTGGATAAGGCTTTCGATCACGTTACTTCAGGATCGACATATGATCATGACCCAGTAGTGAAAGCCATAGAATTGCTTCAACAATCTTCCCGAGTTGATTTGTTAGATAGCCTTCCTCTTAGTCAGCGGCAAATAGAGCGTCAGTTTCAAACTCGTTTGAGTATGTCTCCAAAATACTTCCAACGCTTGAGAAGAGTTCGAGCGGTTTTGTTGGCTCTAAAAATGGAAGAAAATCATGTCAAACTGGCTGAACTCGCTGTCGAATACGGTTTTTCTGATCAAGCCCACATGACACGTGAATGTCAGTTAATCGCCGGTATTACGCCAAAGCGTTTTATGAAAAGCAGGTTCTTACGCTAA
- a CDS encoding glutathione peroxidase, whose translation MSHVLDLTVNDIQGKSVDLSTYQGKTVLVVNVASKCGLTPQYEGLEALYKKYHEQGLEILGFPANDFAGQEPGSNEEIQQFCSLTYDVTFPMFSKITVTGEDKHPLYKGLITAAPVTPNRDAMVNMLAGHKIEATNAPEVVWNFEKFLITKDGKVGRFSPDVTPKDDALVASIEADL comes from the coding sequence ATGAGTCACGTATTAGATTTGACAGTTAATGACATCCAAGGCAAAAGTGTTGATCTATCGACTTACCAAGGCAAAACCGTTTTGGTGGTTAACGTTGCGTCTAAATGTGGGCTAACGCCACAGTACGAAGGCCTTGAAGCCTTGTACAAAAAATACCACGAGCAAGGTTTAGAAATCCTAGGCTTCCCTGCAAACGATTTTGCAGGTCAAGAACCAGGTAGCAATGAAGAAATTCAACAGTTTTGCAGCCTTACCTACGATGTAACCTTCCCAATGTTCAGCAAAATTACTGTCACTGGCGAAGACAAACATCCTTTATACAAAGGCTTGATTACAGCGGCACCGGTTACACCAAATCGCGATGCTATGGTTAACATGTTGGCAGGTCATAAAATCGAAGCGACAAATGCACCAGAAGTAGTTTGGAACTTTGAGAAGTTTTTGATCACCAAAGATGGCAAGGTTGGGCGTTTCTCTCCCGATGTAACGCCAAAAGACGACGCACTTGTTGCATCGATTGAAGCCGATCTATAA